A single Dreissena polymorpha isolate Duluth1 chromosome 14, UMN_Dpol_1.0, whole genome shotgun sequence DNA region contains:
- the LOC127858973 gene encoding uncharacterized protein LOC127858973 — protein sequence MSIPFLPAEHVEPAIMRLKEKTTDERLADLLEYVDRTWLKSSVWGPENWSVFGRSVRTNNDCEGWHLKLNQHAKKANLPFYLLLTLLCEEASLLPTQVKMVSEGKLSRRQRRKNTSIQGKIFKLWEAYESGELSVNGLLRKCSGIYGPKA from the exons ATGTCTATACCGTTCCTGCCAGCGGAACATGTGGAACCAGCGATTATGAG actgaaagaaaaaacaacagacgAACGCCTGGCCGACCTGCTAGAGTATGTGGACAGGACATGGCTTAAATCTTCGGTGTGGGGACCTGAAAATTGGAGCGTGTTTGGTCGGAGTGTCCGAACAAATAATGACTGTGAAGGGTGGCACTTGAAACTAAATCAGCACGCCAAGAAAGCCAATTTGCCTTTCTACCTACTACTGACCCTTCTTTGTGAAGAGGCTTCCCTTCTCCCAACACAGGTGAAGATGGTATCAGAAGGAAAGCTATCCAGGCGACAACGAAGGAAGAACACGTCTATCCAGGGAAAAATCTTCAAGCTGTGGGAAGCATACGAGAGCGGAGAATTGTCAGTCAACGGCCTACTGAGGAAATGCAGTGGCATTTATGGACCAAAGGCATGA